One genomic segment of Sphingorhabdus sp. M41 includes these proteins:
- a CDS encoding TonB-dependent receptor, with product MNQNHARSALLITASATALTLACPAFAQESPADKDLIIVTAQRDNQTGVRQGGSAGVLGNKPAEDLPFSVRSYNSALILNQQPQTLGQVLENDPTIRTTTGFGIAGELFNIRGFTLGGDDIGYDGLYGIMPRQLAAPELYESVEVLNGSSAFLNGAAPGGSGIGGSVNLIPKRATDRETTRATLGYTAPEHVGGSFDIGRRLGADGEWGIRINGAARAGDVSVDDEFRSTYVLGAGFDYVSGPLRLSLDLAYQRIKVAHFRPKLRVAGLGVIPEEPDASTNFGQPWQYTTLRDVFGQFRAEYDIAENVMIYAAFGARDGSEQGVYSTPTLLDATTGDISVSSSYIPRTDNNEAATAGLRARFETGGVSNEINFGGSINWLVNRNAYEFYTASPELNNLYDPIEVTRSSTVSFTGGNLDDPFPVSRTRLKSAFISDTIGFWDDRVMFTAGVRLQEIGSKSYSAFTEALTGEYKEHAWTPVFGLVVKPVEGLSLYANRVEALVQGASAPTSGANPAGGNPLPVSNAGEILSPYVSEQYEVGGKLSLGPVDMALALFQIDRETAILRIDPTDATMLEFGPYGIQRNRGIEFTLSGEISDGLRLIAGGSVIDAKLRQTQNGVNEGNDAVGVPEYLLNANVEWDVPFVPALTLTGRVVHTGEQPADIANTLVLDAWTRFDIGARYVALLGDNPLTLRLSIDNVANEAYWASAFDTFRPDLALGSPRTFKASATIEF from the coding sequence ATGAACCAAAACCATGCGCGCTCCGCGCTCCTGATCACCGCAAGCGCCACAGCGCTTACACTGGCTTGCCCTGCGTTTGCGCAAGAAAGCCCAGCTGACAAGGACCTGATCATCGTCACCGCCCAGCGGGACAATCAGACCGGTGTGCGCCAGGGCGGAAGCGCCGGTGTGCTGGGCAACAAGCCGGCCGAAGATCTGCCGTTCAGCGTCCGCAGCTACAATTCTGCGCTGATCCTCAATCAGCAGCCACAGACGCTTGGTCAGGTGCTCGAGAATGATCCGACGATCCGCACCACAACCGGTTTCGGCATCGCCGGCGAACTGTTCAATATTCGCGGTTTCACGCTTGGCGGCGACGATATTGGCTACGACGGCCTCTACGGCATCATGCCCCGCCAGCTTGCTGCTCCCGAACTCTATGAATCGGTGGAAGTTCTGAATGGCTCCAGCGCATTCCTGAACGGTGCTGCACCGGGCGGGTCGGGGATAGGCGGCAGCGTCAATCTCATCCCCAAACGTGCCACCGACCGGGAAACAACCCGTGCGACGCTGGGCTATACCGCACCGGAGCATGTCGGCGGCAGCTTCGACATTGGCCGCCGCCTGGGTGCGGATGGTGAATGGGGCATTCGCATCAACGGCGCCGCGCGGGCCGGCGATGTCTCGGTCGATGACGAATTCCGCAGCACCTATGTGCTCGGCGCCGGGTTCGACTATGTTTCCGGGCCGCTGCGGCTGTCGCTCGACCTCGCCTATCAGCGGATCAAGGTGGCGCATTTCCGGCCGAAACTGCGCGTTGCCGGTCTTGGCGTTATCCCCGAGGAACCCGATGCCAGCACCAATTTCGGTCAGCCCTGGCAATATACCACCTTGCGCGATGTCTTCGGCCAGTTCCGCGCCGAATATGATATTGCCGAAAACGTGATGATCTATGCCGCCTTCGGCGCGCGCGACGGGTCGGAACAGGGTGTCTACAGCACGCCGACATTGCTCGATGCAACCACCGGCGATATCTCGGTCAGCAGTTCCTATATTCCGCGCACCGACAATAATGAGGCGGCGACGGCGGGATTGCGCGCCCGGTTTGAAACCGGCGGGGTTTCGAACGAGATCAATTTCGGCGGTTCGATAAACTGGCTGGTCAACCGCAATGCCTATGAGTTCTACACCGCCTCGCCCGAACTCAATAATCTCTACGATCCGATCGAGGTGACGCGGTCTTCCACCGTCTCCTTTACCGGTGGCAATCTGGACGATCCGTTCCCGGTCTCGCGCACTCGGCTCAAAAGCGCGTTCATCTCGGACACGATCGGTTTCTGGGACGACCGGGTGATGTTCACCGCTGGTGTGCGTCTGCAGGAGATTGGTTCGAAATCCTATTCTGCCTTCACCGAAGCGCTGACCGGCGAATATAAGGAACACGCCTGGACGCCGGTCTTCGGTCTGGTCGTCAAACCGGTCGAGGGGCTTTCCCTCTACGCCAACCGCGTCGAAGCGCTGGTGCAGGGCGCGAGCGCGCCCACCAGCGGTGCCAATCCTGCAGGCGGGAATCCGCTGCCGGTGAGCAATGCCGGAGAAATTCTCTCTCCCTATGTGTCCGAGCAATATGAGGTTGGCGGCAAGCTTTCGCTTGGTCCGGTAGACATGGCGCTGGCGCTGTTCCAGATCGACCGCGAGACGGCCATTCTCCGTATCGATCCGACGGATGCAACAATGCTCGAATTCGGTCCCTACGGGATCCAGCGCAATCGCGGTATCGAGTTCACCCTTTCCGGTGAAATCAGTGACGGACTGCGCCTGATCGCGGGCGGCTCGGTGATCGATGCCAAGTTGCGCCAGACACAAAACGGCGTCAACGAAGGCAATGATGCGGTAGGCGTCCCCGAATATCTGCTCAACGCCAATGTCGAATGGGATGTGCCGTTCGTACCGGCGCTGACGCTGACGGGCCGTGTTGTGCATACCGGCGAACAGCCTGCCGATATCGCCAATACGCTGGTTCTGGATGCCTGGACCCGGTTCGATATCGGAGCGCGCTATGTTGCGCTGCTTGGCGACAATCCGCTGACCTTGCGACTGAGCATCGATAATGTGGCCAACGAAGCCTATTGGGCATCGGCCTTCGATACGTTCCGTCCGGATCTGGCACTGGGCTCACCGCGCACGTTCAAGGCATCGGCAACAATCGAATTCTAA
- a CDS encoding winged helix-turn-helix transcriptional regulator, translating into MDSGREQESAPSSETTDPRVEALVNQLIGRVADKWTMLVVEELAHGEELRFTELGRRVSGISQKMLTQTLRQMERDGLVIRTIHPVIPPKVEYRLTHLGLSLGEAFCGVWIWAERNLDEIEEARLLFDKRVEQ; encoded by the coding sequence ATGGATAGCGGGCGAGAACAGGAATCGGCACCATCTTCCGAGACCACCGACCCGCGTGTCGAGGCGCTCGTCAATCAACTGATCGGGCGTGTGGCGGACAAATGGACGATGCTGGTCGTCGAGGAACTGGCCCATGGCGAAGAATTGCGTTTCACCGAACTCGGACGGCGAGTCAGCGGCATAAGCCAGAAAATGCTGACGCAAACCTTGCGGCAGATGGAACGGGACGGATTGGTGATCCGGACGATCCACCCAGTCATTCCGCCCAAGGTCGAATATCGACTAACCCATCTCGGCCTAAGCCTCGGCGAGGCCTTTTGCGGGGTTTGGATCTGGGCGGAACGCAATCTCGACGAGATAGAAGAAGCCCGGTTGTTGTTTGACAAGCGCGTAGAGCAATAG
- a CDS encoding translocation/assembly module TamB domain-containing protein has protein sequence MADSSETSRFKLMSWRWPMRSLLALAAMLVVALVGAAMWLDSDAGHRFIINQVEALEPDNGLRIQIAEIDGSIYGEGEVQGLQLSDPKGRFFSAGTVAVDWNPLAWIFNELNISDAVISKARLDRLPELIDSGEDQPLLPGFDIYVGAFRADNLALGEAIAGTEQFANLSGSADIRAGRAMVRLDAATTSSGDKLLLALNAEPERQKLDIDAEITAPAGGVLAGALGMDRDLAVTLKGDGSWQKWNGELNALSGGEPLAQITLDAKDGLFAYDGKLTAALMPEGVAQRMASPNLSVKGTASLADRLVALDLNARSAALAITAKGGIDLGRNSLDAMRLETRLINPSALAANMKAQDFELKALLNGKFSQLRYQYLLTAPQLALGKTLLTNVRGEGEGQRDAGGWDIPVELSVGTVIGNGELLKQLLSGFSTTALLRYEKDLLFAERARVATNVAKGMLDLELRPSTGDFAVNIDANAPGFAVQGVGVADIIAQINLGPSANGVSLDGQVNARLRRFDIGFLRELAGGLPALQTGLSLGPDGLLRFTNLNVSAPKISFRGSGSQTGAATFAFRGSGRQDSYGRFDLKLDGALDRPKVALLLDSPLPAAGLSAVSLKLDPVKGGFSYVASGGSTLGPFSSNGMILTTAGQDTAVRVDRLLVSDTLATGTITPTADGLAGTLVVSGGGVNGSVLFRPGDGRQLIRANLKAENARFDGKPPIFIRTAVLDADIVLIDGQSNIDATLRAQGISRGELIIGRVAANAKLTNGTGSATFTVAGTRGSTFEFQAKADITPDRYRITGAGQFEGRNLRLSKPLELRRVSDGWTASPTTITYGSGSARMSGRWGSGSSRLDLAMTKMPLSLIDIAYPDLGLGGSVNGTVKLTQSGSQVPVGEAKLTIQGLTRSGLILTSEPVDLGLNIALSQRNAAARGVIKSPAGKTIGRFQGRVTGLSGGNWQNELMRRPLFAQARFNGGAESIWRLTGIETFDLTGPVAASADISGSLANPQIRGQVRTANARLESPLTGTVISNIKTVGQFDGSRLVLPKLTGVTAGGGTVSGSGSFNFAVAPGEGIGIVIDVNAQQAALIARDDFAATVTGLIKIRSSADGGLISGDVTLNRSFFRFGKASATASLPDIKTREINRRADERPVLVRSRPWRFDLSANVPNRLRVEGLGLDSEWAANLKISGPVDNFAMVGTANLIRGNYTFAGRRFRLERGRIRFVGNQPVNPILDIEAEANLTGLNATINVTGTGNQPEIAFTSIPALPEDELLSRVLFGASISDLSAPEAVQLAAAVASLNSGGGLDPINQLRKAVGLDRLRILPSDTDTGSGTSIAAGKYITRRLYVELVTDGKGYSATQLEFQITRWLSILSTISTLGRQSANVRVSKDY, from the coding sequence ATGGCAGATAGCTCCGAAACGTCCCGCTTCAAGTTGATGAGCTGGCGTTGGCCGATGCGCAGCCTATTGGCATTGGCTGCAATGCTGGTCGTTGCATTGGTCGGCGCGGCCATGTGGCTGGACAGCGATGCCGGCCATCGCTTCATCATCAATCAGGTTGAAGCGCTGGAGCCGGACAATGGCTTGCGCATCCAAATTGCCGAGATTGACGGATCTATTTATGGCGAGGGAGAAGTGCAGGGACTTCAGCTCAGCGATCCCAAGGGCCGGTTTTTTTCCGCCGGGACAGTTGCGGTCGACTGGAACCCGCTGGCCTGGATATTCAACGAGCTCAATATTTCCGATGCGGTGATTTCAAAGGCCCGGCTCGATCGTCTGCCGGAATTGATCGACAGCGGCGAAGACCAGCCACTGCTCCCCGGCTTCGACATATATGTTGGTGCGTTTCGCGCCGACAATCTGGCGCTCGGAGAAGCGATTGCCGGAACCGAACAATTTGCCAACCTGTCCGGTTCGGCCGATATCCGTGCTGGGCGCGCGATGGTTCGTCTCGATGCGGCAACGACCAGCAGCGGTGACAAATTGCTGCTCGCCCTCAATGCGGAACCGGAACGCCAGAAACTCGATATCGATGCTGAAATAACAGCTCCGGCCGGTGGCGTTCTGGCGGGTGCTCTGGGGATGGATCGCGATCTGGCGGTCACTTTGAAAGGCGACGGCAGCTGGCAGAAATGGAATGGCGAGCTGAATGCGCTCAGCGGCGGCGAGCCACTGGCGCAAATCACTCTCGACGCGAAGGATGGATTATTTGCCTATGATGGCAAGCTGACCGCCGCTCTCATGCCCGAAGGGGTGGCGCAGAGAATGGCTTCGCCCAATCTGTCCGTCAAGGGGACCGCTAGTCTCGCCGACCGTCTCGTCGCATTGGATCTCAACGCCCGCTCCGCCGCTCTGGCCATAACCGCCAAGGGAGGAATTGATCTGGGACGCAACAGTCTCGATGCGATGCGGCTCGAGACAAGGCTGATCAATCCCTCCGCGCTTGCCGCCAATATGAAGGCACAGGATTTCGAGCTGAAGGCACTGCTGAACGGAAAATTTTCGCAGTTGCGCTATCAATATCTGCTGACCGCACCGCAACTGGCTCTGGGCAAGACGTTGCTGACAAATGTGCGCGGCGAGGGTGAAGGACAGCGCGATGCAGGCGGCTGGGACATTCCTGTCGAGCTTTCGGTCGGCACGGTGATTGGCAATGGTGAATTGCTGAAACAATTGCTCTCCGGGTTTAGCACGACCGCCTTGCTTCGTTACGAAAAGGACCTGCTCTTTGCCGAGCGCGCGCGGGTTGCGACCAACGTTGCAAAAGGCATGTTGGATCTGGAACTGCGCCCCTCGACCGGCGATTTCGCCGTCAACATCGACGCCAATGCCCCCGGTTTTGCGGTGCAGGGAGTCGGGGTCGCCGATATCATCGCCCAGATCAATCTGGGCCCCTCGGCCAACGGAGTTTCGCTCGATGGTCAGGTCAATGCCAGGCTGCGGCGGTTCGACATCGGCTTTTTGCGCGAGTTGGCGGGTGGCTTGCCGGCCTTGCAGACCGGTCTTTCACTCGGGCCGGATGGACTGTTGCGCTTCACCAATCTCAACGTATCGGCTCCCAAGATTTCGTTCCGCGGTTCGGGCAGTCAGACCGGCGCGGCAACCTTCGCGTTTCGCGGGTCGGGCAGACAGGATAGTTATGGCCGCTTTGACCTGAAGCTTGATGGCGCTCTCGATCGTCCGAAAGTCGCCTTGTTACTCGACAGCCCGCTGCCGGCAGCTGGCCTGTCGGCGGTCAGCCTGAAGCTCGATCCGGTGAAGGGCGGCTTTTCCTATGTCGCTTCCGGCGGATCCACTCTGGGACCCTTTAGCAGTAACGGGATGATCCTGACCACAGCGGGCCAGGACACAGCCGTACGCGTCGATCGTCTGTTGGTGTCCGACACGCTGGCAACCGGCACGATCACGCCAACCGCAGATGGGCTTGCCGGAACGCTCGTCGTCAGCGGCGGCGGCGTCAATGGATCGGTGCTGTTCCGCCCCGGCGACGGACGGCAGTTGATCCGCGCCAATCTCAAGGCCGAAAATGCCCGGTTTGACGGCAAGCCACCCATTTTCATCCGTACCGCCGTGCTCGATGCCGATATTGTCCTGATCGATGGCCAGTCGAATATTGACGCGACACTGCGCGCGCAGGGGATCAGCCGTGGCGAGCTGATCATTGGCCGGGTGGCTGCCAATGCGAAGCTGACCAACGGCACAGGCTCGGCAACCTTTACCGTCGCCGGGACGCGCGGCAGTACCTTCGAGTTTCAGGCAAAAGCCGATATTACGCCCGACCGCTATCGGATTACCGGAGCCGGCCAGTTTGAAGGCCGCAACCTCCGCCTGAGCAAGCCACTCGAACTGCGGCGAGTCAGCGATGGCTGGACCGCTTCGCCGACTACGATCACCTATGGCAGCGGCAGCGCCCGGATGTCCGGTCGCTGGGGCAGCGGAAGCTCCCGGCTCGATCTGGCCATGACAAAAATGCCGCTGTCGCTGATCGATATTGCCTATCCCGACCTTGGGCTGGGGGGCAGCGTCAACGGTACCGTCAAACTCACCCAGTCGGGTTCGCAGGTGCCGGTGGGCGAAGCAAAGCTGACGATCCAGGGATTGACGCGGTCGGGCTTGATCCTGACCTCCGAACCGGTTGATCTCGGCCTCAATATTGCGCTTTCCCAGCGCAACGCAGCAGCCCGCGGAGTCATCAAATCGCCTGCGGGCAAGACCATCGGCCGGTTCCAGGGGCGGGTAACCGGGCTGAGCGGCGGGAACTGGCAAAACGAGCTGATGCGCAGGCCGCTGTTCGCGCAGGCGCGGTTCAATGGCGGCGCTGAAAGCATCTGGCGTCTCACCGGTATCGAAACCTTTGACCTGACCGGACCGGTGGCGGCCAGTGCCGATATCAGCGGCAGCCTCGCCAATCCGCAGATCAGGGGACAGGTGCGGACCGCCAACGCCCGGCTCGAAAGCCCGCTTACCGGTACGGTCATTTCCAATATCAAGACTGTGGGCCAGTTTGATGGCTCGCGTCTGGTGCTGCCCAAATTGACCGGTGTGACCGCCGGTGGCGGAACGGTAAGTGGCAGCGGCAGTTTCAACTTTGCCGTCGCGCCCGGTGAAGGCATCGGTATCGTGATAGACGTCAATGCCCAGCAGGCAGCGCTGATCGCGCGGGATGATTTTGCCGCCACCGTGACCGGCCTGATCAAGATCCGCAGCTCGGCGGATGGCGGCCTGATCTCTGGCGACGTCACCCTCAACCGCAGTTTCTTCCGTTTTGGCAAGGCCAGCGCGACCGCCAGCCTGCCGGACATCAAAACCCGCGAGATCAATCGGCGAGCCGATGAACGGCCGGTGCTGGTTCGCAGTCGGCCATGGCGATTTGACTTGTCGGCCAATGTCCCCAACCGCTTGCGGGTCGAGGGGCTCGGACTGGACAGCGAATGGGCTGCCAATCTCAAGATTTCCGGGCCGGTCGACAATTTTGCGATGGTCGGCACCGCCAATCTGATCCGCGGCAATTATACCTTTGCCGGGCGGCGTTTCCGGTTGGAACGCGGACGCATTCGCTTTGTCGGCAATCAGCCGGTCAATCCGATACTGGATATCGAGGCGGAAGCCAATCTGACCGGCCTCAACGCGACGATCAATGTCACCGGCACCGGCAATCAGCCGGAAATCGCTTTCACCAGCATCCCGGCCTTGCCCGAGGACGAACTGCTGTCACGGGTATTGTTCGGCGCTTCCATTTCCGACCTGTCCGCACCCGAAGCGGTCCAGCTGGCCGCTGCCGTGGCTTCGCTCAACAGCGGCGGCGGACTCGATCCGATCAACCAGCTGCGCAAGGCGGTCGGGCTGGATCGTTTGCGTATCCTGCCCTCTGACACCGACACCGGTTCGGGCACCTCGATCGCCGCGGGCAAATATATCACCCGCCGCCTCTATGTAGAGCTGGTTACCGACGGCAAGGGCTATAGCGCCACCCAGCTGGAATTCCAGATCACTCGCTGGCTGTCGATTCTGTCGACTATCTCGACTCTCGGCCGGCAGAGCGCCAATGTGCGGGTGAGCAAGGACTATTGA
- a CDS encoding autotransporter assembly complex protein TamA, with product MGRTAFRRCLGMLVVSLMGSLIGPGHAQTSDQSVADTLDEQEVEAPLDPDQPLTEFSDFGVEWPDMDQPLEPLVDDSEDESGSDLTAADEIENEQIQPSEDFSADELSLNEYRPTDALAETAYRISFEGLPETIGEVFDSRFQILSVLKQYRGEDANFAQIRRRAQSDADLVERLLRIEGYYDAVVQTRFEADGAERVDVVINVQAGPQYELDAIALPGLETAIAPDPQKFRDSFGLQSGDIVNSDRIMDAIARLDGAMAENGYPFAKTGEPELEIDHAERLGDLEVPVTPGGRFNFGSIVLAPTKLFDADHVQMIARFDPGDLYQASDVEDLRRALIATGLVSTISVDPVAAADPAAVDIAVSLTPAPLRTVAGELGYGTGEGARAEVSWEHRNLFPPEGLIRATAVLATQEQSGSIAYRRNNYRRRDNILNGRTGLSVVDRPAFNAQTFSVAANIERQSNLIYQKRWSWSAGIELLASRETDVTGPTGATDRETYFIGALPGLVTFDASDDLLDPTRGFRISARVAPEASLQDGSFFYVRGQLDGSGYFPVSDKIVLAGRTRLGTITGAGNNRIAPSRRLYSGGGGSVRGYGYQSIGPRDANNDPVGGRSLVEFSLEARVRTGFFGGNLGIVPFVDGGNVYTSSTPDFSGMRYGAGIGMRYYSDFGPIRIDVGTPINPQPGDSRIAVYVSLGQAF from the coding sequence ATGGGTCGAACCGCATTTCGTCGCTGCCTGGGCATGCTGGTTGTTTCGCTGATGGGTTCGCTCATCGGCCCGGGCCATGCACAAACCTCAGATCAGTCAGTCGCCGATACGCTGGACGAGCAGGAAGTCGAAGCTCCGCTCGACCCGGACCAGCCGCTGACCGAATTTTCCGATTTCGGTGTCGAATGGCCGGATATGGACCAGCCGCTGGAACCGCTGGTCGATGATAGCGAAGACGAGAGCGGTTCGGACCTGACCGCCGCTGATGAAATCGAGAATGAGCAGATACAACCCAGCGAGGATTTTTCGGCCGATGAATTGTCGCTCAACGAGTATCGGCCTACCGACGCTCTGGCAGAAACCGCTTATCGGATCAGCTTCGAAGGATTGCCCGAAACGATCGGAGAAGTCTTTGACAGTCGTTTCCAGATATTATCGGTTCTGAAACAATATCGTGGGGAAGACGCCAATTTCGCCCAGATCCGGCGGCGGGCACAAAGCGATGCCGATCTCGTCGAGCGGCTGCTGCGGATAGAAGGCTATTATGACGCCGTCGTGCAGACACGCTTTGAAGCTGACGGCGCCGAGCGGGTGGATGTCGTCATCAACGTGCAGGCTGGCCCGCAATATGAACTGGACGCGATCGCCTTGCCCGGTCTGGAAACCGCAATTGCGCCAGATCCACAAAAGTTCCGGGACAGCTTCGGCTTGCAGTCCGGGGATATCGTCAACAGCGACCGGATCATGGATGCAATCGCCCGGCTCGACGGCGCGATGGCGGAAAACGGCTATCCGTTTGCCAAGACCGGCGAGCCTGAACTGGAAATTGATCATGCCGAGCGGCTCGGCGATCTTGAGGTTCCGGTGACGCCAGGCGGTCGCTTTAATTTCGGTTCGATTGTCCTGGCGCCGACCAAGCTGTTCGATGCCGATCATGTCCAGATGATCGCCCGCTTCGATCCCGGCGATCTCTATCAGGCTTCAGATGTCGAGGATTTGCGCCGGGCTCTGATCGCGACCGGTCTGGTCTCCACCATCTCCGTCGATCCGGTGGCGGCAGCGGATCCGGCAGCGGTGGATATCGCCGTCAGCCTGACTCCCGCACCGCTGCGCACGGTGGCCGGCGAACTGGGCTATGGCACCGGTGAGGGCGCTCGCGCCGAGGTCAGCTGGGAGCATCGGAATTTATTTCCGCCAGAAGGCTTGATCCGCGCGACCGCTGTCCTTGCCACGCAGGAACAATCGGGCAGCATCGCCTATCGCCGCAACAATTACCGGCGTCGCGACAATATATTGAACGGGCGAACGGGATTAAGCGTTGTCGATCGTCCGGCGTTCAATGCCCAGACATTCTCGGTTGCCGCCAATATCGAACGGCAGAGCAATCTGATTTACCAGAAGCGCTGGAGCTGGTCGGCTGGCATCGAACTTCTTGCATCGCGGGAAACGGATGTCACCGGCCCTACCGGAGCAACCGACCGGGAAACATATTTTATCGGCGCGTTGCCGGGCCTGGTCACTTTTGACGCCAGCGACGACCTGCTCGACCCGACCCGGGGTTTCCGGATCAGCGCCCGTGTTGCTCCCGAAGCATCGCTTCAGGATGGCAGCTTTTTCTATGTGCGCGGGCAGCTGGATGGTTCCGGCTACTTCCCGGTCTCTGATAAGATCGTGCTCGCCGGACGCACCCGTTTGGGAACGATTACCGGTGCCGGCAACAACCGGATCGCACCGTCGCGTCGTCTCTATTCCGGGGGCGGCGGCTCGGTGCGCGGCTATGGCTATCAGAGCATCGGGCCGCGCGATGCCAATAATGATCCTGTCGGCGGTCGGTCGCTGGTCGAATTCTCGCTGGAAGCGCGCGTTCGCACAGGATTTTTTGGTGGCAACCTTGGCATCGTGCCCTTTGTAGACGGGGGCAATGTCTATACCAGCAGCACCCCGGATTTCTCCGGCATGCGCTACGGCGCCGGCATCGGCATGCGCTATTATAGCGATTTCGGACCGATACGGATCGATGTCGGTACGCCGATCAATCCCCAGCCGGGTGATTCACGCATCGCCGTCTATGTTTCGCTCGGACAGGCCTTCTAG
- a CDS encoding SDR family oxidoreductase has translation MKISGNTILITGGGSGIGRALAHRFNDLGNIVIVTGRRMGPLTETIGKRKHMTACLLDVADPAAIKSFADSILANHPELNILINNAGVMRYEDMTSARDLGDAEAMVTTNLLGPIRMIDAFVAHLAAQPDSAIVTISSGLAFVPMVAAPTYSATKAAIHSYSLSLREQLRGKTEVIEIIPPAVQTDLTPGQATRDGYLPLETFVDQVMTEFRQRPTPEEIVVERARILRNAEQDQRFPAMMRALNPR, from the coding sequence GTGAAGATATCCGGCAATACCATCCTCATCACCGGCGGCGGCAGCGGCATCGGGCGGGCTCTGGCCCATCGTTTCAACGATCTCGGCAACATAGTGATCGTGACCGGCCGGCGCATGGGTCCGTTGACCGAAACGATCGGCAAGCGAAAGCATATGACGGCTTGCCTGCTCGATGTCGCAGATCCTGCCGCGATCAAATCTTTTGCGGATTCAATACTCGCCAACCATCCGGAGCTGAATATCCTCATCAACAATGCCGGGGTGATGCGCTATGAGGACATGACGTCGGCCCGCGACCTGGGCGATGCCGAAGCCATGGTCACGACCAACCTGCTCGGCCCGATCAGGATGATCGATGCATTTGTCGCTCATCTTGCCGCACAGCCTGATTCGGCCATTGTCACCATATCGTCAGGACTGGCCTTTGTTCCCATGGTCGCTGCACCCACTTATAGTGCAACCAAGGCAGCGATCCATTCCTACTCCCTTTCTCTGCGAGAACAACTCAGGGGCAAGACTGAGGTCATCGAAATCATCCCGCCCGCCGTCCAGACCGATCTCACGCCAGGACAGGCGACCCGCGACGGCTATCTCCCGCTCGAGACATTTGTCGATCAGGTGATGACCGAATTTCGGCAACGGCCAACCCCGGAGGAAATCGTCGTCGAGCGTGCCAGGATATTGCGCAATGCGGAGCAGGACCAGCGCTTCCCGGCAATGATGAGAGCGCTCAACCCGCGATGA
- a CDS encoding PepSY-associated TM helix domain-containing protein, translating into MTRRAIRLWFLVHKWSSLVCTAFLLMLCATGLPLIFHDEIDLLTEDQPEFGMVGVGSSSNAQGLLPLDEMMRRALANRPGEVPVFMAFDNDQPSMTITTAPRPDSPGAEMTIQSLDRSTGKQIGMEAESDGGVMHFLLQLHTDMFLGLPGMLFLAVIGILFTAALISGVVLYAPFMRKLDFGTLRVSRSPRLKWLDYHNLLGIVAMAWMLVVGLTGVINALSTPIEDIWQANELADMTSEYAGREPLPPARYGSLDLAMAQARAVLPGNNPQFIAFPGGTFSSQHHYAVFFQGDTPLTERLLTPALIDAETGDFTDARPMPWYYQALSLSRPLHFGDYGGLPLKLLWAALTLFTIVVLGSGLYLWLVKGAASSRAHLRQIEQLAVPAE; encoded by the coding sequence TTGACGCGACGGGCGATTCGGCTGTGGTTTCTGGTGCACAAGTGGAGCAGCCTGGTCTGCACCGCTTTCCTGCTGATGCTCTGTGCCACCGGTCTGCCGCTGATATTTCATGATGAAATCGACCTGCTGACAGAAGATCAGCCGGAATTTGGCATGGTCGGCGTCGGTTCGTCCAGCAATGCGCAGGGCCTTCTTCCGCTGGACGAGATGATGCGCCGCGCGCTGGCCAACCGTCCGGGCGAGGTGCCGGTATTCATGGCCTTTGATAACGACCAGCCTTCAATGACCATCACCACGGCTCCGCGACCGGATTCGCCCGGCGCCGAAATGACAATCCAGTCCTTGGACCGCTCGACCGGCAAGCAGATCGGCATGGAAGCGGAGAGCGACGGCGGTGTGATGCACTTTCTGCTGCAATTGCACACCGATATGTTCCTCGGCTTGCCCGGAATGCTGTTCCTTGCGGTGATCGGGATATTGTTCACCGCTGCCCTGATATCCGGAGTGGTCCTTTACGCTCCGTTTATGCGCAAGCTCGATTTCGGGACATTGCGGGTGTCGCGCAGTCCACGCCTGAAATGGCTCGATTATCACAATCTGCTGGGTATTGTCGCGATGGCCTGGATGCTGGTGGTCGGGCTGACCGGTGTCATCAATGCGCTGTCCACGCCGATCGAGGATATCTGGCAGGCCAACGAACTGGCCGACATGACCAGCGAATATGCCGGGCGCGAGCCGCTGCCGCCCGCCCGCTACGGATCGCTCGATCTCGCCATGGCGCAGGCACGGGCAGTCCTCCCGGGCAACAATCCGCAATTCATCGCCTTCCCCGGCGGAACGTTCAGTTCGCAGCACCATTATGCGGTGTTTTTCCAGGGCGACACGCCGCTTACCGAGAGATTGCTGACTCCTGCCTTGATCGATGCCGAGACCGGCGACTTTACCGACGCCCGGCCGATGCCCTGGTATTATCAGGCGCTGTCGCTCTCGCGTCCCCTGCACTTCGGCGACTATGGCGGACTGCCCCTCAAGCTGCTGTGGGCCGCATTGACACTTTTCACCATCGTGGTGCTGGGCAGCGGGCTCTATCTCTGGCTGGTCAAGGGAGCCGCTTCTTCACGAGCGCATCTGCGCCAGATTGAACAGCTGGCGGTCCCGGCAGAATGA